A portion of the Oncorhynchus gorbuscha isolate QuinsamMale2020 ecotype Even-year linkage group LG19, OgorEven_v1.0, whole genome shotgun sequence genome contains these proteins:
- the LOC124005220 gene encoding bromodomain and WD repeat-containing protein 3-like isoform X2: protein MAKSRNISLLESELYYLISRFLTTGPCQSAAEVLASELEEYQLLPCRLDWQGNEHPRSYEDLVAANGHIAPDHLLQICKKIGPILDKEVPCVPGVHSLLGTGMQSLLRTSKGYGNVRRKGSSFAALHRGRPPEMPLTCKDPPNLVEVYRGRELTGTQRFSNVNPVSNYQHMRMHRRILGHLSAVYCIAFDRTGLRIFTGSDDCLVKIWSSFDGRLHSTLRGHSAEISDLAVSFENTLMAAGSCDKTIRVWCLRTCAPMAVLQGHSGSITSLQFSPFAKGSKRYLVSTGTDATICFWQWDVNNINFSDRPQKFTERPRPGVQMVCSSFSPGGMFLATGSTDDVIRIYYLGGGNPEKISELHEHTDKVDSIQFCHSGERFASGSRDGTARIWRLTQRQQWRSLLLNMNATLPGSEHATCEESFFKPKVTMVAWDRHDNSVITAVNNHILKVWNSYTGQLLHILKGHEAEVFVLEPHPSDPRIMLSAGHDGNVFIWDIVRGTKTQHYFNMIEGQGHGAVFDCKFTPDGQRFACTDSHGHLVIFGFGSSKPYEKLPDQVFFHTDYRPLIRDANGFVLDEQTQQAPHLMPPPFLVDVDGNPHPPRYQRLVPGRENIADKHLVPQLGYVATSDGEVMEQVISQLTTDHEEATARRSILDDTIRQLQEQQDRQTRPGTLAPAPSTPRRASVNERGAAEVQSSPNVGLRRSGQVEGVRQMHQNAPRSQMATERDLQAWRRRVVVPELSSSSYSYQDDFRITKGEEEIALYNAKKRRVTYGSCRDDSEDELPCIKRAQSRKKQKVFQQSRDGIVEELIEFSCEEGEGTTTSEDHEMEGSELDSSNEEEEWKSDSSSHSSSEYSDWTADAGINLQPSTPVSSRKRVRRQLSSSEEEEIEEEEKQQSEDEERPPQTSKQKSKKPKRPKARPSINREVSNEFRPSTWITDVIPRKSPFVPQMGDEVIYFRQGHEAYVEAVNRNNLYPINMEKQPWRKMELRDQEFVKITGIKYEVCPPTLCCLKLTLIDHGTRKITDKSFYVKYHDMPDVIDFLVLRQSYDEACSRVWQPNDRFRSVIDDAWWFGIIVCQEPYQPEYPDSHFQCFKVRWDNGETEKLSPWDVEAIPEDAQQPECVGGGVPVTAEEMREVMYKPQTGEWGERSRDDECGRIIAGIDQLITVDIVAPFSGPVDIVQYPTYCTVIAFPTDLSTIRLRLLSRFYRRLSAVVWDARYIVHNARTFNEPRSKIAHSAKLITDVLLKFINRPSCTDIMEIYNAIEDMDYTDDEDLEETPGTSSGHRLCQRSSETVPDPDSWKGQCKRLMNYVFECEDSEPFRKPVDPTSYPDYLNIIDTPMDFEMVKGTLEEDRYENPMELCKDTLLIFANAKAFTPNKRSKIYSMTLRLSAFFEERIRTIISQYKTAVKSSEKLRRSQRFRKKLQHHESAAPSTDTTSQKRTALKTQEKVETVSTTKSTSAKVSAPERTRRRNQSSDGSGHSSSEVSSRSDSEVYSELYMSDSEEEKRPRSSQHHHSTETRGTRRVTRNNGAKKKIAESESESSNEREESEDGEKLSNSMSHRFPSRSSTRLTRNNAVTHRKHTKRPERGSQMNGHSRTFGRERRRGNDSERSPSQGTDTYRDEEENVGRRTLKRKTARAAVNKMKLLEASEEDYGSSSEDEDKHRRKSSRHATRVSKRTAVIQSSSESEDQSSASGSEDPSSAQSSKKGKDSSGDWENNEDSIESEASSSRCHQNGESKNSSSRRTTRQAAVTGDLSHVNGYSTKHQLADSNSEKEDEESSDGEGEEEETIVSQKSSRSTATAAVSKSRTCITSYVAEEKSVSRKRPHTTRYHNAQKHPHKNGRRVEKEHPKDSEKNCKLPSKSQEQTSASTHKQDGPESEELSDTPKSSSSRKKILKSEEEDGEEDEADSNHSYDESEEESNNKTPLRNKRQSRNDSASESEEEVVPNRRARRKLHTSSEEESDGKEKHSPSMRPCLRAQPKKKYINEDSEDDLNSEMQGSCKNGKSKTVSHKGYQRNRRKASPAATKRQSSSKRKRIYTSDSSENPDEKKRCMRKAKAKSYCDKDEREAKRSNSKHPKKESRSNSEPEDCNSQEDASSQGSEDEEVECPRWKRRLERQKRKRKVSCSSSAHSSASESEEEEESSASEKSSASSGSQNSTKRKSHKRSRVSEKGAVRHSRQRRRDASEADPDQSYKELQSGTRIKTRNRGKRTVTYHDSE from the exons ATGGCCAAAAGTCGGAATATTTCGCTCCTTGAATCAG AGCTATATTACCTAATTTCACGTTTTCTAACAACGGGTCCATGTCAGAGCGCGGCTGAG GTTCTAGCGAGCGAACTAGAAGAATATCAG CTTTTGCCTTGCAGATTAGACTGGCAAGGAAATGAACATCCAAGATCTTACGAAGATTTG GTTGCAGCCAACGGACACATTGCACCTGATCATTTGCTGCAGATCTGTAAGAAGATTGGGCCGATTCTGGACAAAGAAGTGCCATGTGTTCCAGGTGTACATTCCCTACTGGGAACTGGGATGCAGTCCTTACTCAGAACTTCAAAAG GTTACGGCAATGTTCGGAGGAAAGGCTCATCATTTGCTGCCCTGCACAGAGGGAGACCACCAGAGATGCCTTTGACCTGCAAGGATCCTCCAAATCTAG TGGAGGTGTACAGAGGAAGGGAACTAACAGGTACTCAACGGTTCAGCAATGTGAACCCTGTGAGCAATTATCAGCACATGCGGATGCACAGGAGGATTCTGGGTCATCTGTCTGCAGTCTACTGCATTGCTTTTGATCGGACCGGTCTCAGGATTTTCACC GGCTCGGACGACTGCTTGGTGAAGATATGGTCTTCGTTTGACGGGAGGCTTCACTCCACCCTGCGAGGACATTCTGCTGAGATCTCAGACCTGGCTGTCAGCTTTGAGAATACCTTGATGGCAGCTGGCAGCTGTGACAAAACCATCCGAGTGTGGTGCCTTCGTACCTGTGCCCCTATGGCTGTCCTACAGGGGCACAGTGGATCCATTACCTCCCTACAG TTCTCACCGTTTGCCAAGGGCTCAAAGAGATACCTGGTGTCCACTGGAACTGATGCAACAATCTGCTTTTGGCAGTGGGATGTCAATAACATCAATTTCAG TGATCGCCCGCAGAAGTTTACAGAGCGACCCAGGCCGGGAGTTCAGATGGTGTGCTCATCATTCAGTCCAG GTGGTATGTTCTTAGCGACGGGAAGTACTGACGATGTCATCAGAATATATTACCTGGGAGGTGGGAACCCTGAAAAAATATCAGAGCTTCATGAACACACG GACAAGGTCGACAGCATCCAATTTTGCCACTCAGGAGAAAG GTTTGCGAGTGGCAGTCGAGATGGCACAGCACGCATCTGGAGGCTGACTCAGCGTCAGCAGTGGAGGAGCCTTCTTCTCAACATGAATGCCACTCTACCAGG CTCAGAACACGCGACCTGTGAGGAAAGCTTTTTCAAGCCCAAGGTCACCATGGTAGCGTGGGATCGCCATGACAACTCAGTAATCACAGCGGTCAACAACCATATCCTCAAAGTGTGGAACTCCTATACAGGCCAGCTGCTACATATCCTTAAA GGCCATGAGGCTGAGGTGTTTGTCCTGGAGCCACACCCCTCAGATCCCAGGATCATGCTTTCTGCTGGCCACGACGGAAACGTCTTCATCTGGGACATCGTCCGGGGCACAAAGACACAGCACTACTTCAACATG ATTGAGGGCCAGGGTCATGGTGCTGTCTTTGACTGCAAATTCACTCCCGACGGCCAGCGCTTTGCCTGCACAGACTCCCACGGTCATCTGGTCATTTTCGGCTTTGGGAGCTCCAAGCCATACGAGAAG CTTCCAGATCAGGTGTTTTTCCACACCGACTATCGGCCACTGATCCGGGACGCCAACGGCTTTGTTTTGGATGAGCAGACCCAGCAGGCACCCCACCTCATGCCCCCTCCCTTCCTGGTGGATGTGGATGGGAACCCCCACCCCCCTAGATACCAGCGGCTGGTCCCTGGGAGGGAGAACATTGCAGACAAACACCTGGTGCCTCAGCTGGGATATGTTGCCACAA GTGATGGCGAGGTGATGGAGCAGGTGATCAGTCAGCTGACCACAGACCACGAGGAGGCAACGGCCAGACGCAGCATTCTGGACGACACCATCAGGCAGCTGCAGGAGCAGCAGGACAGGCAGACCAGACCAGGGACACTGGCCCCAGCCCCCAGCACCCCACGCAGAG CATCTGTGAATGAGCGAGGTGCAGCTGAGGTGCAGTCGTCCCCTAACGTGGGTCTGCGGCGCAGTGGGCAGGTGGAGGGGGTGAGACAGATGCACCAAAATGCCCCTCGCAGCCAGATGGCTACTGAGAGGGACCTGCAGGCCTGGAGACGCAGGGTGGTGGTACCTGAGCTCTCATCCAGCAGTTACAG TTACCAGGATGACTTCCGAATtacaaaaggagaggaggagattgcCTTATACAATGCAAAGAAACGACGTGTGACATACGGCAGTTGTAGA GATGATTCTGAAGATGAACTGCCTTGCATCAAACGAGCACAGTCCCGCAAAAAGCAAAAAGTCTTTCAGCAGAGCAGAGATGGCATTGTGGAGGAATTAATCGAGTTCTcctgtgaggagggagaggggaccaCAACATCAGAG GACCATGAGATGGAGGGCAGTGAACTGGATTCATCCAATGAGGAAGAGGAATGGAAAAGTGACAGTTCAAG CCACTCATCCAGTGAGTACTCTGACTGGACTGCAGACGCTGGGATTAACCTGCAGCCCTCCACTCCTGTGTCATCACGGAAACGAGTTCGCCGCCAGCTTAGCAGCTCGGAGGAGGAAGAGAttgaggaggaagagaagcagcaaAGTGAGGATGAGGAACGACCACCTCAGACTAGCAAGCAGAAATCCAAGAAGCCCAAG CGGCCTAAAGCCAGGCCGTCGATCAACAGAGAAGTCTCCAACGAGTTCAGACCCTCAACGTGGATCACTGATGTCATTCCCAGGAAGTCTCCCTTCGTTCCCCAGATGGGTGATGAG gtaATATATTTCCGCCAGGGTCACGAGGCGTATGTGGAGGCGGTGAACAGGAACAACCTGTACCCCATTAACATGGAGAAACAGCCCTGGAGGAAGATGGAGCTGAGG gACCAAGAATTTGTTAAAATAACTGGGATCAAGTATGAGGTGTGCCCTCCTACACTCTGCTGCCTGAAACTGACGCTCATTGACCACGGCACGCGCAAAATCACAGACAAATCATTTTATGTCAA GTATCATGACATGCCAGATGTGATTGACTTCCTTGTGCTTCGGCAGAGTTATGACGAAGCATGCAGTAGAGTCTGGCAGCCAA ATGACAGATTCCGGTCCGTAATAGATGATGCCTGGTGGTTTGGGATTATTGTTTGTCAGGAGCCATATCAGCCTGAATATCCAGACAGTCATTTCCAGTGCTTCAAAGTCCG ATGGGACAATGGCGAAACGGAGAAGCTTAGTCCTTGGGATGTGGAAGCTATTCCAGAGGATG CCCAGCAACCTGAGTGTGTAGGTGGAGGGGTTCCAGTGACagcagaggagatgagagaggtcaTGTATAAACCCCAGACAGGAGAATGGggtgagaggagcagagatgaCGAGTGTGGACGCATCATAGCAGGCATTGACCAACTCATCACTGTCG ATATTGTAGCCCCATTCTCTGGCCCGGTGGACATAGTTCAATACCCAACTTACTGCACGGTGATAGCCTTCCCCACAGACCTGAGCACCATCAGACTGAGACTGTTGAGTAGGTTCTACAGGCGACTGTCCGCTGTAGTTTGGGATGCCAGATACATCGTGCACAATGCCCGGACCTTCAATGAGCCAAGGAGCAAGATAGCCCATTCAGCAAAACTTATCACAGATGTCCTGCTAAAGTTTATCAA TCGACCTAGCTGTACAGATATCATGGAGATCTACAATGCAATTGAAGACATGGACTACACGGATGATGAG GACCTGGAAGAGACACCAGGCACCTCCTCTGGACACAGACTGTGCCAG CGCTCTTCGGAGACTGTACCTGACCCAGACTCCTGGAAGGGGCAGTGCAAACGCCTGATGAACTATGTCTTTGAGTGTGAGGACTCTGAGCCCTTCAGAAAGCCTGTGGATCCTACCTCCTACCCA GACTACCTTAACATCATTGACACTCCCATGGACTTTGAAATGGTGAAGGGGACCCTTGAGGAGGACCGTTATGAAAACCCCATGGAGCTCTGCAAAGACACACTTCTGATATTTGCCAATGCTAAAGCCTTCACGCCAAACAAACGCTCAAAG ATCTACAGTATGACTTTGCGGCTCTCTGCATTCTTCGAAGAGCGAATCAGAACAATCATATCGCAATACAAAACTGCCGTCAAGAGCAGCGAGAAGCTCCGCCGCAGCCAGAGGTTCCGAAAGAAGCTTCAGCACCACGAGTCTGCTGCACCCAGCACTGACACCACAAG TCAAAAGAGGACCGCTCTAAAAACTCAGGAAAAGGTGGAAACGGTGTCGACGACCAAATCTACCTCAGCCAAAGTGTCTGCTCCTGAGAGAACCAGGAGAAGGAACCAAAGCAGTGACGGCTCAGGCCACAGCTCTTCTGAAGTTTCCTCAAGGTCAGACTCTGAGGTTTACAGTGAGTTATATATGAGTGACTCTGAAGAAGAGAAACGCCCGAGGTCCTCACAGCACCATCACAGCACAGAGACCAGGGGAACCAGAAGAGTCACCAGGAACAATGGGGCAAAGAAGAAAA TTGCTGAGAGCGAGAGTGAGTCCTCCAATGAGCGGGAGGAGAGTGAGGACGGTGAGAAGTTGTCCAACTCAATGTCTCACCGATTCCCCAGCAGGTCCAGCACCAGGCTAACCAGGAACAATGCTGTTACCCATAGGAAGCATACCAAACGGCCAG AGAGGGGTTCCCAGATGAACGGTCATAGCAGAACATTTGGGCGAGAGAGGCGACGAGGGAACGACTCTGAGAGATCACCATCCCAGGGTACAGACACTTACCGGGATGAGGAGGAGAATGTGGGCCGCAGGACATTGAAAAGGAAGACTGCCAGGGCAGCTGTTAACAAGATGAAGCTTCTGGAAGCCTCTGAGGAAGACTATGGTTCATCCTCTGAGGATGAGGACAAACATAGGCGGAAAAGCAGCCGCCATGCGACCCGAGTCAGCAAACGCACTGCCGTGATCCAGAGCAGCTCTGAATCCGAGGATCAGTCATCAGCCTCTGGATCCGAGGATCCGTCATCAGCACAGA GTTCTAAAAAAGGCAAGGATTCATCGGGTGATTGGGAGAACAATGAGGACAGTATTGAGAGTGAAGCTTCATCCTCTCGTTGCCATCAGAATGGAGAGAGTAAGAACTCCAGCAGCCGCAGGACGACCAGACAAGCTGCAGTGACGGGGG ATTTGTCTCATGTAAATGGCTACAGCACAAAACATCAACTGGCTGATAGTAACTCTGAGAAAGAGGATGAGGAGAGCTCTGAtggtgaaggggaggaggaagaaacTATTGTGTCTCAGAAGTCCTCCAGAAGCACCGCAACTGCTGCAGTGAGCAAAAGTAGAACTTGCATTACCAGTTATGTGGCAGAAGAGAAGTCTGTCTCCAGAAAGAGACCACACACAACACGATACCACAATGCTCAAAAGCACCCTCACAAAAacgggaggagggtggagaaagAACATCCTAAAGACTCTGAGAAAAATTGTAAATTACCATCAAAAAGCCAAGAGCAAACATCTGCCTCAACCCACAAACAGGATGGCCCTGAATCAGAGGAACTCAGTGACACTCCAAAGAGCTCAAGCTCTCGCAAGAAAATACTGAAATCTGAAGAGGAAGATGGGGAGGAAGACGAAGCAGACAGCAACCATTCATACGATGAATCTGAGGAAGAATCCAATAATAAAACTCCATTGCGAAACAAAAGGCAGAGTCGCAATGACTCTGCTTCAGAGAGCGAGGAGGAAGTTGTACCCAACAGGAGAGCAAGGAGGAAACTGCATACTTCCTCAGAGGAAGAATCTGATGGGAAGGAGAAGCATAGCCCTAGCATGCGGCCTTGCCTTCGAGCCCAACCAAAAAAGAAATATATCAATGAAGACTCTGAGGATGACTTGAACTCTGAGATGCAAGGCAGTTGTAAGAATGGGAAGAGCAAAACTGTTTCACATAAAGGATATCAACGCAACCGAAGAAAAGCCTCCCCAGCTGCTACAAAACGACAGTCCTCCTCCAAGAGAAAACGCATTTACACCTCAGACTCCTCAGAGAACCCTGATGAAAAGAAACGGTGCATGCGCAAGGCTAAAGCTAAGAGCTACTGTGACAAGGACGAGAGGGAGGCAAAAAGATCCAACTCAAAACATCCCAAGAAGGAATCTCGATCCAATTCAGAACCCGAGGACTGTAATAGTCAGGAAGATGCCTCTTCCCAAGGGTCAGAGGATGAGGAGGTTGAGTGTCCAAGATGGAAGAGACGTTTGGAGCGACAGAAACGCAAGCGAAAAGTAAGCTGCAGCAGCAGTGCCCACAGTTCTGCCTCTGAAAGCGAAGAGGAGGAAGAGTCCTCTGCCTCTGAGAAGTCCTCTGCTAGCTCAGGGTCCCAGAACAGTACAAAGAGAAAAAGCCACAAGAGGTCAAGGGTCAGCGAAAAGGGTGCTGTCCGCCACTCTCGACAACGCAGGAGGGATGCATCTGAGGCAGACCCCGACCAGTCGTACAAGGAACTCCAGAGTGGAACACGTATCAAGACCCGAAACCGTGGCAAACGGACGGTGACATATCACGACAGCGAATGA